One part of the [Synechococcus] sp. NIES-970 genome encodes these proteins:
- a CDS encoding hypothetical protein (conserved hypothetical protein), which translates to MAPKPKQDRLPFEPKQTKQKAPKKVPASTAVATPATKGRSPKDDASLSVIPDAVSKRMIRRMALFSGVPTALGISTFVVAYYVVSNQLLELPTVAVLLVSLGCFGIGVVGLSYGILSTSWDENRVGSPLGWEEFSLNLGRMVEAWRAGRQESRSKS; encoded by the coding sequence ATGGCCCCTAAACCAAAACAGGACCGACTGCCCTTCGAGCCAAAGCAAACGAAGCAGAAAGCGCCTAAGAAAGTACCTGCATCAACAGCGGTAGCAACGCCAGCAACAAAAGGGCGATCGCCTAAAGATGACGCCAGCTTATCGGTGATTCCCGATGCGGTGAGCAAGCGGATGATCCGGCGCATGGCCTTGTTTTCTGGGGTGCCGACAGCCTTGGGCATTAGCACCTTTGTGGTTGCCTACTATGTTGTTTCTAATCAATTGCTAGAACTGCCCACTGTCGCAGTTTTACTGGTCAGCCTGGGTTGTTTTGGCATAGGGGTTGTGGGCCTGAGCTACGGCATTTTATCCACATCCTGGGACGAAAACCGGGTAGGCAGTCCCCTGGGTTGGGAAGAATTTAGCCTCAACCTTGGCCGGATGGTGGAAGCTTGGCGGGCTGGTCGCCAGGAATCTCGCAGCAAATCTTAA
- the aroF gene encoding phospho-2-dehydro-3-deoxyheptonate aldolase, with protein sequence MIVVMKVGTPEAEIDRLGGELKELGLTPEKIVGAHKVVIGLVGDTATFNIELIQEMSPWIEAVLRVEKPFKRVSLEYRHGQYSEVVVPTPNGDVIFSPTHPVVVVAGPCSVENEEMIVETALRVKAAGAKFLRGGAYKPRTSPYAFQGHGESALELLAAARKASGLGIITEVMDTADVEKIAEVADVLQIGARNMQNFALLKKVGAQGKPVLLKRGLAATIDDWLMAAEYILAEGNPNVILCERGIRTFDSKYTRNVLDLSVIPVLRSLTHLPMMIDPSHGTGVSGFVLSLAKGAIATGTDSLMIEVHPNPKKALSDGPQSLTPDAFDQVMKELAEVEKLTGRSQKELATV encoded by the coding sequence ATGATCGTAGTCATGAAAGTTGGCACCCCTGAAGCCGAAATTGACCGTCTGGGGGGTGAACTAAAAGAGTTAGGTCTCACGCCTGAAAAAATTGTTGGCGCCCACAAAGTGGTCATTGGTCTCGTGGGGGACACCGCCACTTTCAATATTGAACTGATCCAAGAAATGAGCCCTTGGATTGAAGCTGTGTTACGAGTAGAAAAGCCCTTCAAGCGAGTTAGCTTAGAATACCGCCATGGTCAGTACAGCGAAGTTGTTGTGCCGACTCCCAATGGAGATGTAATTTTCAGTCCGACCCATCCTGTTGTTGTCGTTGCTGGCCCCTGTTCTGTCGAAAACGAAGAAATGATCGTTGAGACGGCCCTGCGAGTCAAAGCAGCTGGCGCGAAATTCCTCCGGGGCGGTGCTTACAAGCCCAGAACTTCTCCCTATGCATTCCAGGGCCACGGCGAAAGTGCCCTTGAGTTGCTCGCTGCCGCCCGGAAAGCATCCGGCCTCGGCATCATCACTGAGGTGATGGATACAGCGGATGTGGAAAAAATTGCTGAAGTAGCAGATGTGCTGCAAATTGGCGCCCGTAATATGCAAAACTTCGCCCTTCTGAAAAAAGTAGGTGCCCAGGGTAAGCCAGTCCTCCTCAAGCGGGGTTTGGCCGCAACCATCGATGATTGGTTAATGGCAGCAGAATATATCCTCGCAGAAGGCAATCCCAATGTGATCCTCTGTGAGCGGGGCATTCGCACCTTTGACAGCAAGTACACCCGTAATGTTCTTGACCTATCGGTGATCCCGGTACTGCGCAGCTTGACTCACCTACCAATGATGATTGACCCAAGCCATGGCACTGGTGTGTCTGGTTTTGTTCTGTCTTTGGCTAAGGGGGCGATCGCCACGGGGACTGACTCTCTGATGATTGAAGTGCACCCGAACCCCAAGAAAGCGCTTTCGGATGGGCCTCAATCTTTGACCCCCGACGCCTTTGACCAAGTGATGAAAGAATTGGCAGAGGTGGAAAAATTAACGGGCCGTAGTCAAAAGGAATTAGCAACAGTTTAG
- the thiO/thiG gene encoding bifunctional glycine oxidase (ThiO) and thiazole biosynthesis protein ThiG — protein sequence MEKMAQQGDILILGGGIIGLAIAIELQQQGAQVTVLSRNFTEAACHAAAGMLAPEAEGLTGEMLELGRRSRDMYGEWCRKIEQLSGIDVGYLPCGIFAPKSTLPRHTTTDGRSIWLDRGQLSHHEPGFGESVVGAWWHPEDGQVDNRRLSQALLQAAQGLGVVIQEGVNVLGIQQIRGQVKAVQTDRGLFHAGHYILAAGSWSSQITPLPVYPVKGEMMSLKMPNPDALRRVIFGDSLYLVPRTNGTLIIGATAETVKWRPQNTPKGIQTLISKAIQLFPRLKDWDIAELWWGFRPATPDEKPILGASPCENLTYATGHYRNGILLAPITAKFIGDRLIHGQADPLLQAFSYQRFLEPNPMQSDRNGQNNGNGHSNTAPSFFITPKAVVRSNPTTIPQGEPMDSLVIAGRRFSSRLMTGTGKYPSISAMQQSIESSGCEIVTVAVRRVQTNAPGHEGLAEALNWEKIWMLPNTAGCQTAEEAIRVARLGREMARLLGQEDNNFVKLEVIPDAKYLLPDPIGTLEAAEQLVKEGFAVLPYINADPLLAKRLEEVGCATVMPLGSPIGSGQGIQNEANIKIIIEQSKIPVVIDAGIGSPSEAAYGMELGADALLINSAIALANNPVQMAQAMGLATTAGRLAYLAGRIPVKAIASASSPQTGLVTT from the coding sequence ATGGAAAAAATGGCACAGCAAGGGGATATTTTAATTTTGGGGGGCGGCATTATCGGTTTGGCGATCGCCATCGAGCTCCAACAGCAGGGCGCTCAAGTTACTGTCCTCAGTCGTAATTTCACCGAAGCTGCCTGCCACGCTGCCGCTGGAATGTTGGCCCCCGAAGCGGAAGGCTTAACGGGGGAAATGCTTGAATTGGGGCGGCGATCGCGTGATATGTATGGCGAATGGTGTCGCAAAATTGAACAACTCAGTGGCATCGATGTCGGTTATCTCCCCTGTGGCATTTTTGCGCCTAAATCAACTCTCCCCCGTCACACCACAACGGACGGTCGCTCTATTTGGCTAGATCGCGGCCAACTATCTCACCATGAACCAGGCTTTGGTGAAAGTGTAGTGGGAGCCTGGTGGCATCCCGAAGATGGTCAAGTGGACAATCGTCGCCTGAGCCAAGCCCTCCTGCAAGCGGCCCAAGGTTTGGGGGTTGTGATCCAAGAAGGCGTTAATGTTTTAGGAATTCAGCAAATACGGGGCCAGGTGAAAGCAGTTCAAACCGATCGCGGGCTTTTTCATGCCGGTCACTACATTTTAGCGGCGGGCTCTTGGTCTAGCCAGATTACCCCCCTGCCCGTCTATCCGGTCAAAGGGGAAATGATGTCTTTAAAAATGCCCAATCCTGACGCCCTGCGGCGGGTGATTTTTGGTGATAGTCTGTACCTTGTCCCCCGTACTAACGGCACGCTGATTATTGGTGCCACCGCAGAAACCGTGAAATGGCGACCCCAAAACACCCCTAAGGGTATTCAAACGCTCATTAGTAAAGCAATTCAGCTTTTTCCCAGATTAAAAGATTGGGATATTGCCGAACTTTGGTGGGGTTTCCGGCCTGCTACCCCCGACGAAAAGCCGATTTTAGGCGCTTCTCCCTGCGAAAATCTCACCTACGCCACAGGTCACTACCGCAACGGGATTTTACTCGCTCCCATTACGGCAAAATTCATCGGCGATCGCCTGATCCATGGCCAAGCCGATCCCCTCCTCCAAGCATTTTCTTACCAACGTTTTCTTGAACCCAATCCGATGCAAAGCGATCGCAATGGCCAAAATAATGGCAATGGCCATAGCAATACTGCCCCCAGCTTTTTTATCACCCCAAAAGCTGTTGTACGATCAAACCCCACAACTATTCCCCAAGGAGAGCCGATGGATTCCCTCGTTATTGCTGGTCGCCGTTTTTCCTCCCGCCTCATGACTGGTACAGGGAAATATCCCTCGATCTCAGCAATGCAACAAAGCATTGAAAGCAGTGGCTGTGAAATCGTCACGGTGGCAGTACGGCGCGTCCAGACCAATGCCCCTGGTCACGAAGGCCTGGCAGAAGCCCTCAACTGGGAAAAAATCTGGATGCTCCCCAACACTGCCGGTTGTCAAACGGCCGAAGAAGCGATTCGAGTGGCGCGCCTAGGTCGAGAAATGGCCCGTCTATTGGGCCAGGAAGATAACAATTTCGTGAAATTAGAAGTGATCCCCGATGCGAAATATCTCCTACCTGATCCTATCGGCACCCTTGAAGCAGCAGAACAATTGGTCAAAGAGGGCTTTGCCGTGTTGCCTTACATCAATGCCGATCCTCTCTTGGCAAAACGCCTTGAGGAAGTGGGCTGTGCTACCGTGATGCCCCTGGGTTCCCCCATTGGTTCTGGCCAAGGGATCCAAAATGAAGCCAATATCAAAATTATCATTGAGCAAAGCAAGATCCCTGTAGTCATCGATGCAGGGATTGGTTCCCCCAGTGAGGCGGCCTATGGCATGGAACTGGGGGCGGATGCGTTATTGATCAATTCGGCGATCGCCCTCGCGAATAATCCTGTACAAATGGCCCAGGCCATGGGTCTTGCCACCACTGCTGGCCGTCTTGCTTACCTGGCGGGGCGAATCCCCGTCAAGGCGATCGCCAGCGCCAGTTCCCCCCAGACTGGACTGGTTACCACCTAG
- the nirA gene encoding nitrite reductase encodes MTDAATLQQIKLTKIEQAKQAKPGLAIKDELTTLAQAGWEAMDQDDLIIRLKFLGLFHRPVTPGKFMLRLRLPHGILSSQQMQTLAEVVQRYGEDGSADITTRQNLQLRGIRLEDAPDILAKLKQVGLTTVQSGHDNVRNITGSPVAGIDPAEYFDTRALATQLQDMITDYGEGSLEFSDLPRKFNICLEGAPDNSSHVEINDIGFVPAFKDGEFGFNVLVGGYFSAQRQAEGIPIDVWVPPNEAVLAVSRGILNLYTRYGAEAGLRGNRAKARVLWLVEAWGVDVFRAKLEAEIGDRLETAAPENAFTMDKRDHIGVYPQKQTGYSYVGLHVPAGRLTAEDMFEVARLAEIYGSGEIRTTVEENLIIPYVATENVDTLLTEPLLKKFSVNPTPLLRSLVSCTGNRYCNFAMVETKEQGLALAQALDAELEIPQRVRMHWTGCPNSCGQAQVGDIGFMGTKAKVAGQMVEAVNIFTGGTVGRHASLGSTVAQKVPCGDALKEKVKEILIEQFGATPK; translated from the coding sequence ATGACCGACGCCGCCACCCTCCAACAAATCAAACTCACCAAAATTGAACAAGCAAAGCAGGCCAAACCAGGTTTGGCGATTAAAGATGAGTTGACTACCCTCGCCCAAGCTGGCTGGGAAGCGATGGATCAAGACGATCTGATTATTCGTCTGAAATTCTTGGGGCTGTTTCATCGGCCCGTGACCCCAGGGAAATTTATGCTACGCCTACGGCTGCCCCATGGCATTCTCAGTAGCCAGCAAATGCAAACCCTCGCGGAAGTTGTCCAACGCTATGGCGAAGATGGTAGTGCCGATATTACTACGCGGCAAAACCTACAACTGCGTGGTATTCGTCTTGAAGATGCCCCTGATATTTTGGCCAAGTTAAAACAAGTGGGTTTAACCACCGTCCAATCGGGCCATGATAATGTGCGAAATATTACGGGTTCCCCTGTGGCGGGCATTGATCCGGCAGAGTATTTCGATACACGGGCTCTGGCCACCCAGCTCCAGGATATGATCACTGACTACGGCGAAGGGAGCTTAGAATTTAGCGATCTGCCCCGCAAGTTTAATATTTGCCTTGAGGGTGCTCCTGATAACTCTTCCCATGTGGAAATCAATGATATCGGCTTTGTCCCTGCCTTTAAGGATGGAGAATTCGGGTTTAACGTCCTTGTGGGGGGCTATTTTTCGGCCCAGCGCCAGGCGGAAGGAATTCCGATTGATGTGTGGGTTCCCCCCAATGAAGCTGTGTTGGCGGTGAGCCGTGGCATTTTAAATCTATACACTCGCTATGGTGCCGAAGCGGGTCTCCGGGGAAATCGGGCCAAGGCGCGAGTTCTTTGGTTAGTCGAAGCCTGGGGAGTAGACGTATTTCGGGCCAAATTAGAGGCTGAAATTGGCGATCGCCTAGAAACGGCCGCCCCCGAAAATGCCTTCACTATGGATAAACGAGATCACATTGGTGTCTATCCTCAGAAACAAACAGGTTATTCCTATGTAGGTTTGCATGTACCAGCAGGGCGCCTGACAGCAGAAGATATGTTTGAGGTGGCCCGCTTAGCAGAGATCTATGGTAGCGGTGAGATTCGAACCACCGTTGAGGAAAATTTAATCATTCCCTATGTGGCAACCGAAAATGTCGATACCCTTTTGACGGAGCCCCTCCTCAAAAAATTCTCGGTAAACCCAACACCTTTGTTGCGATCGCTTGTTTCCTGCACCGGAAATCGCTATTGCAACTTTGCCATGGTAGAAACCAAAGAACAGGGTTTAGCCCTGGCCCAAGCCCTAGATGCAGAACTAGAGATTCCCCAGCGGGTGCGCATGCACTGGACAGGCTGCCCCAATTCCTGTGGTCAAGCCCAGGTCGGTGATATTGGCTTCATGGGCACTAAAGCCAAGGTCGCTGGGCAAATGGTGGAAGCGGTGAATATTTTTACCGGGGGAACCGTGGGGCGTCACGCCAGTCTCGGTTCAACGGTTGCCCAAAAAGTCCCCTGTGGCGATGCCCTTAAAGAAAAGGTTAAGGAAATCTTAATTGAACAGTTTGGGGCCACGCCTAAATAA
- the hemF gene encoding coproporphyrinogen III oxidase, aerobic: MTALQTESATAATSKPVPPSDSKERVSQFMQQIQDKICQGLEAADGQGKFQEDSWQRPEGGGGRSRVMREGDVFEQGGVNFSEVWGDQLPPSILQQRPEAAGHGFYATGTSMVLHPRNPYIPTVHLNYRYFEAGPVWWFGGGADLTPYYSFAEDAAHFHKTYRAACDRHHKEYYNVFKRWCDEYFYLKHRDETRGVGGLFFDYQDGTGELYKGPHPDKAAAEHSKALGAQPQRSWEDIFAFVQDCSGSFLDSYVPIVERRRNTEYGDRERQFQLYRRGRYVEFNLVYDRGTIFGLQTNGRTESILMSLPPLVRWEYSYSPEAGTPEAELYERFLKPQDWANWEG; the protein is encoded by the coding sequence ATGACAGCTTTGCAAACAGAATCCGCCACTGCCGCAACATCCAAGCCTGTGCCTCCGAGCGATTCAAAGGAACGGGTCAGTCAGTTTATGCAGCAAATCCAAGACAAAATTTGTCAGGGATTAGAAGCCGCTGATGGTCAAGGAAAATTTCAAGAGGATTCTTGGCAACGGCCAGAGGGGGGCGGTGGCCGCTCCCGAGTCATGCGCGAGGGAGATGTTTTTGAACAGGGGGGCGTCAACTTCTCTGAAGTGTGGGGCGATCAACTGCCGCCATCGATCTTGCAACAACGTCCTGAAGCCGCGGGCCATGGCTTCTATGCGACGGGGACTTCGATGGTGCTACACCCCCGTAATCCTTACATTCCCACAGTCCACCTCAATTATCGTTATTTTGAAGCTGGTCCCGTCTGGTGGTTTGGTGGCGGTGCTGACCTGACCCCTTACTATTCTTTTGCTGAAGATGCAGCCCATTTTCACAAGACCTACAGGGCGGCTTGTGATCGTCACCACAAAGAGTATTACAACGTCTTTAAGCGCTGGTGTGATGAATATTTTTACCTGAAGCACCGCGATGAAACCCGTGGGGTAGGCGGTTTGTTCTTTGATTACCAAGATGGCACCGGGGAGCTCTACAAAGGCCCCCATCCCGACAAGGCGGCTGCAGAACATAGCAAAGCCCTAGGCGCGCAACCCCAACGCAGTTGGGAAGATATTTTTGCCTTTGTCCAGGACTGTAGCGGGTCTTTCTTGGATTCTTACGTGCCGATTGTTGAGCGGCGACGCAACACCGAATATGGCGATCGCGAACGACAATTCCAACTGTACCGTCGGGGCCGTTATGTAGAATTCAACTTAGTCTACGACCGGGGGACGATCTTCGGCCTGCAAACCAATGGCCGCACCGAATCGATTTTGATGTCCTTACCGCCCTTGGTGCGTTGGGAATATAGCTATAGCCCTGAGGCTGGCACACCGGAAGCTGAACTCTATGAGCGTTTCCTCAAACCCCAAGATTGGGCGAATTGGGAAGGTTAA
- the panB gene encoding 3-methyl-2-oxobutanoate hydroxymethyltransferase, which translates to MRVTPRTLQKYKETARPIVTLTAWDYAIARLVDQAGVDVILVGDSLAMVALGYENTLPVSLEAMIHHTQAVCRGVEKALVVSDLPFLTYQESLSQAINTAGRILKETAAQAIKLEGGHPAMIDTVARLTQLGIPVMGHVGLTPQSVHTLGYRQQGNNELEATRVTQEAIALEQAGAFAVVLEHIPATLAQTITEKLAIPTIGIGAGNYCDGQVLVTADLLGLSEKSPPFAKQYLDLGKLITDAVQSYSDDVRTRQFPPNLVP; encoded by the coding sequence ATGCGGGTTACACCGAGAACATTACAGAAATATAAGGAAACGGCGCGCCCCATTGTGACCTTGACGGCCTGGGATTACGCGATCGCCCGGCTGGTAGACCAAGCGGGAGTAGATGTTATCCTCGTGGGGGATTCCCTGGCGATGGTCGCCCTCGGCTATGAAAATACCCTACCAGTGTCCCTAGAGGCGATGATTCACCATACCCAGGCGGTTTGTCGCGGTGTTGAAAAGGCTCTGGTGGTCAGTGATTTACCTTTTTTGACCTACCAAGAAAGCCTCTCCCAGGCGATTAACACCGCTGGCCGCATCCTCAAGGAAACGGCAGCCCAGGCCATTAAACTAGAGGGGGGCCATCCGGCAATGATAGACACGGTGGCGCGCCTGACCCAATTGGGGATTCCGGTGATGGGCCATGTGGGTCTAACTCCCCAGTCGGTGCATACCCTCGGCTACCGGCAGCAGGGGAATAATGAATTAGAGGCCACTAGGGTCACCCAGGAGGCGATCGCCCTCGAACAGGCCGGCGCCTTTGCGGTGGTACTGGAACATATTCCCGCAACCCTGGCCCAAACTATCACTGAAAAACTTGCTATTCCCACCATCGGCATCGGCGCCGGCAATTACTGTGATGGCCAGGTATTAGTGACAGCAGATCTCTTGGGTCTAAGCGAAAAATCTCCCCCCTTTGCTAAACAGTATTTAGACTTAGGAAAACTGATCACCGACGCAGTCCAAAGCTATAGCGATGATGTTCGTACGCGGCAATTTCCCCCGAATCTGGTCCCCTAA
- the cutE gene encoding apolipoprotein N-acyltransferase: MGMASAPVEAWYFAWVALVPLWLAVGRSPQKLEPNLSSRTWNPMAFSRYFWQKYRQPLTLSFFWGLGYQGLTLFWITGLHPMTWMGVPWLASLVIAMACWVIITLWGAGIPLLWAVGMACFQEFQPIGSKLLGRLSRILYGASLWCVVEYLWSQSDLFWHFLAFSQSPHNLPILQLAQLSGFTAISWILVLINGCLAESCLADDGTVRFHPKSLIVLICGLIIIGSAHLVGWILLQHTPTTNGNSVQIGIIQGNIPNDIKLYQDGTQRAIANYRAGYQTLAQEPLGLIITPETALPLQIEQILQATFWPRLIRTENIPLVLGAFGREGNNFTNSLFTFDDQGYVLSRYNKQRLVPLGEYIPFEPLLGRLISRLSPLDAHLVRGENPLITNTPIGPATVAICYESAYPEHFRRQTAAGGEFIIVASNDAHYSETMPAQHHALDVMQAIANGRWLIRANNTGYSGVITPTGETLWLSELNEFVTHGDRIYLLTHQTPYVRWGNWLVKAQGLFLFGMACYGLITRKLSTPTL; encoded by the coding sequence ATGGGGATGGCCAGTGCCCCCGTAGAAGCTTGGTATTTTGCTTGGGTTGCCCTGGTTCCCCTCTGGCTAGCGGTCGGGCGATCGCCCCAAAAACTTGAACCGAATTTATCCAGCAGAACCTGGAACCCCATGGCGTTTAGCCGTTACTTTTGGCAGAAATATCGCCAACCCCTAACCCTGAGCTTTTTTTGGGGGCTGGGCTACCAAGGATTGACCCTGTTTTGGATTACGGGATTGCACCCGATGACCTGGATGGGAGTGCCCTGGCTGGCGAGTTTGGTGATCGCCATGGCCTGCTGGGTGATCATTACCCTTTGGGGGGCCGGGATTCCACTATTGTGGGCGGTGGGGATGGCCTGTTTTCAAGAATTTCAGCCCATTGGCTCTAAACTACTGGGGCGTCTGTCTCGCATTCTCTACGGTGCATCCCTCTGGTGTGTGGTGGAATATCTCTGGAGCCAGAGTGATCTGTTTTGGCACTTTCTGGCCTTTAGTCAGAGCCCGCACAATTTACCGATTCTTCAATTAGCGCAACTGTCGGGGTTTACCGCGATTTCTTGGATTCTTGTGCTGATTAACGGTTGCCTCGCCGAAAGTTGTTTAGCAGACGATGGTACTGTTCGCTTTCATCCCAAAAGCTTAATTGTATTGATTTGTGGCCTAATCATCATTGGTAGCGCCCATCTTGTCGGCTGGATCCTCCTGCAACATACTCCGACCACAAACGGCAATTCTGTCCAAATTGGGATTATTCAAGGAAATATTCCCAATGACATTAAGCTCTACCAAGACGGCACTCAACGGGCAATCGCCAACTATCGCGCTGGCTATCAAACCCTCGCCCAGGAACCTCTAGGTCTGATTATTACTCCAGAGACAGCCCTGCCATTGCAAATTGAACAAATTCTCCAAGCCACCTTTTGGCCCCGTCTGATCCGCACTGAAAATATTCCTCTGGTGCTCGGCGCTTTCGGTAGGGAGGGCAACAATTTCACCAATAGCCTCTTTACTTTCGATGACCAGGGTTATGTTCTCAGCCGTTATAACAAACAACGCCTTGTCCCCCTGGGGGAATATATTCCCTTTGAACCCCTATTGGGGCGACTAATCAGCCGCCTCTCTCCCCTAGATGCTCACCTGGTACGGGGCGAAAATCCACTGATTACGAATACTCCTATCGGCCCTGCCACCGTTGCCATTTGCTACGAATCGGCCTATCCAGAGCATTTTCGCCGCCAAACCGCTGCCGGGGGGGAATTTATCATTGTCGCTTCTAATGATGCCCACTACAGCGAAACCATGCCAGCTCAGCACCATGCCCTCGATGTGATGCAGGCGATCGCCAATGGCCGCTGGCTCATCCGGGCCAACAATACTGGCTATTCTGGGGTGATCACCCCTACTGGTGAAACCCTCTGGCTGTCAGAACTCAACGAATTTGTTACCCATGGCGATCGTATCTATCTACTCACCCACCAGACCCCCTATGTGCGTTGGGGGAACTGGCTTGTTAAGGCCCAGGGATTATTCCTTTTCGGGATGGCCTGTTATGGTTTAATCACCCGAAAATTATCAACCCCAACCCTATAA
- a CDS encoding S-layer domain protein, with protein sequence MKPSKFTKIALFFPLFVALGQALSLPTQVQALELKAPLILARLDLPNPFIDIEAIEGKAAILQLTHLGVILANSDRFNPDAPIQRDEFIAWLIKAYNVMHDAPIRLSGGSSTIFPDVLPDNPYSVYIQSAYEAGFIVGFEDGGFRPNDPLTREQMIALKSQLDSKGNSRRSPAQLRQYLQHTRGFHDVAEMDDRYLSYIAFDVGNAAGGRNFERLYGTTRLYQPKAAVTRAEAAILVSKFRKGKPIDSVLESIGI encoded by the coding sequence ATGAAGCCTTCTAAATTCACAAAAATCGCACTTTTTTTTCCTCTGTTTGTTGCATTGGGCCAAGCCTTATCTCTCCCGACACAAGTCCAGGCTTTAGAGTTAAAAGCACCGCTTATTTTGGCACGTCTTGATCTCCCTAATCCCTTTATTGACATTGAAGCAATAGAGGGAAAAGCAGCAATCCTGCAGTTAACTCACCTAGGTGTTATTCTAGCGAACAGTGATCGTTTTAATCCAGATGCCCCTATCCAACGGGATGAATTTATTGCTTGGCTCATAAAAGCCTACAACGTGATGCATGATGCACCCATTCGGCTTTCTGGTGGATCTAGCACTATTTTTCCAGATGTGTTGCCAGATAATCCCTATTCTGTTTATATCCAATCCGCCTATGAAGCTGGTTTTATTGTGGGCTTTGAAGATGGAGGATTTAGACCGAATGATCCTTTAACGAGGGAGCAAATGATTGCTTTAAAAAGTCAATTGGATTCTAAAGGAAATTCTCGTCGCAGTCCTGCGCAATTACGTCAATATCTCCAACATACTCGGGGATTTCATGATGTCGCCGAGATGGATGATCGCTATTTAAGTTACATTGCTTTTGATGTAGGTAATGCAGCAGGTGGACGAAATTTTGAACGCCTCTATGGGACAACCCGTTTATATCAGCCTAAAGCAGCAGTAACCCGGGCGGAGGCGGCGATTCTAGTGTCTAAATTTCGCAAAGGCAAACCCATTGACAGTGTTTTAGAAAGTATTGGTATTTAA